The following is a genomic window from Rhododendron vialii isolate Sample 1 chromosome 9a, ASM3025357v1.
TAACACGAACACCTTTTGAACGTGTACAAAAAATAGTTTAGAACTGATGTCGCTAAGGTTCGAACTTGCAACCAAAGTTGTAATGAGGTGTGATAAGTGGATTGCCATTGCGCTACTCAATTCAGAAACTCCTATGTATGAAACAATGAGAGGTCCCATTTTCAAATCTCGCTTAGGAGCTTGTAAATCTCAAGCACCCCTAATCTACATGCATTCACTATCCATGTTGTCAAAAATCAACTTGTTCAGTTCACAACAGGCCAAGCCTTAAACCCCCAAGACTGATCAGATTGACGTGTCAATTCTACAACCagaacttaatttatttttctccttcACCATGAGGGTGGAACCAGCAGACACAAGCAATATAACCAAGTAGTGATTTTATCGGCTACTACACATCCGATTCGCTACATTTGAGTTCAAACGGTACATAACAAAGACTGCAAAGAGTATGTAATGCTCATCAACTCTTTTACATGAACTCTTTGCAATGGACGAAGCACCCATGCGAGACGCTCAAAACAATTGGATAAAAGTAAGAGATGTCATCGGCATTCTCAATTGAACATTCACTTGCAATACATGATACGTATCTAGAATGAGTATAGTAAGAAACATGGATAATTTGCTGCTTCGTCATGTCCTATCCATAAGAAATGATGAATCCAACACTTTGCAAAAGCCTTACAAGTCATCCTAGACAATCTTCCCCCACGTACTCGGATGACCAAATGTAAACAGGCAAGTATTAGACCGGGATATGGTTTTCTAGCCTATAGAACTTTGGGGAGGCGACGAGTTTCACCTTGATAATCCCCCACAGTTGGCCACAGAGTTGCAGGGACTCTGGTTCTTCTCCATATCTAGCTGGACATGATTCTCAGCAGAGGGCGCCTTCAGCTAAGCAGAAATGAGGCTGACTAAaagtcttgagagagagagaagttcctCTTGATGACCAATGAAGACATGAATTGGATCACCAGCCCATAAGTGTTCTTCTCACTCTGTCCACAATCTCTGTTCTAGCTTGACTACTTGCTAAAGGAAATTCGCGGCTTTCACCCAAAAGGAATCTGTACACTTCCCACTCACGATCTGAGGTTAAATGCCTTCTGATTTCAGCCTTCAGACCAACagaaaaagagattttattCACACAAGAATCATCACAGAAAGAGATAGGAAGACATTTTTTTGCGAACGTACCGAAAAGACACATATCCCAAGCATCTTTAGAGTGAAAGTAACATCATAGAAAACACGTGGCCTTCCTTTTCCAGATAACTCAACCTGATTAGCAACGAAGAGTTCAGCATCTGGGCCGCGGTTGGCAATGGTAACTCGCATCGGACGAAGCATCGCCTCCTTCAAACGAGAACACAGAGCAATCTGACTGTCCGGCTCTACGATCTTTTTCCCATCTGCTTTCTGGATTAATAGATCCACATTCCTGCTGCCTTCCACACTGGGTGATATTCTTCCGTATGCAATCTAAATGAAGAACAACCGCACACTATGAATACGTATCCTAACATTTGCAAGCACATTGTTATATGCACGGTTTATCACGTTagtaaaacaaaagaagatgTGCAGCAAGAATTACAAGGGAAATTCAAGCAAGTTGGAGAAGTGATACAATCTTACTGAAATAGTAACCTCATTAACCAAATTATCCACATAGTTcaacaactaattttttttgataagtacataGTTCAACAACTATTGAAATAGTTTATCCTACGTTACCTTAGATGAATGTGGTAGGCCACATGCCCTAAACCACTACAGTATGTAGGGGAAAGCTCTTAAGATTACACTAATAGAATTTGCCTCTTTCAAACATATCCTAGGAGCATTGTCATCATCTTTTGGGTGTACATTTAACCTATTGGCTAGGCAAAACTCCGAACTTTGTTGTAGCTcattaaatttgattttcatCTAAGATCACGGTAAGGGAATAAATAGgagccgagcaaaaaaatacGTGGGAACTATATAAGAAAACTTCTGGGAGTTGATTTGGATTGCTAAATTTTTGGGAGTATAGGGATGGAGGTTTATAATGTCTTGGAAGGTGCATTTCCAAAACATAAATTGTCTGCTAATAGCATTTTCTGGTCACGCAGCCTTCAACAAAGTACACTGGAAAGGGGAGTACAAGGGATCTGAATAAAAATGTTCCTCTCACAAAAACTTGACTAAGAGCGAAAAAAGAGCACTTTGCACAGTTAATTGTACTTTGGTATGGCTGACAGGATTCAGCTgtttacgaaaaaaattcatgatcACATACCTGAATATTGAAGTCCTTCGAAGTCCTCAAAATGTCATACACAACACTCTTTTGATCAACACATTGTATTTGAAGCAACGTATGAGCTGGGCTCAGAAAATCATCGAATGTAATAGCCCCCAGATTTACTTTTTCCATGTCAGGGCTTAGTGTTTGCAAACTTGCTTCCTTCCTCGACAGGTTATGACTGAATAATTCTTCAGCAACTGCTTCTGAAAGAGGCGAAAAATCTAGCTGACTTACAGATTCAGGCCCTGCAAGCTGAAGTTCACAGCTGATGCAATACTCCCCCAAGACAACGCCAAGATGTTTACATGCTTCCTCTCGTCTCTTTGTGGTATGTAATAGGTCCCTGAAATTAAATATTATCACATTAAAAACGAACAAATCACTTCTACATAACCAACAATTCGAGAAATACTGCAACATGTAGTGTGTATTCTTGGGAACATGTTCAGTTCTCAATCAGGCAAAAAACGTATTCAGAAAAATAGAGTACATGATTCACGAAGTAAAGTTGTCCATTACTAAGGTGTTTGAAAACCAATAACGAAAAAAACTTGAGACATTTAATTTTACGTAAAGTACGTCACTTTATGatcaaaatgaacaaattattttttcacacTACACATGATATGTAGATTTTTGAGGTATTCATTTTTACAACCAGATGAACGTTCTATATACTTCGTACATGGGCAATAGTCTGAACACACGCCTAATTCAAAAGAATTTCAGACAACTAAATGGATACTAAACCATACCAACCCAATCAAAACAGAACTAACTCTAAGAATTATGTCACAACTACGCCAACGCAAAGTGATTTAGTTTTGATGAAGAAAAATGGGTTTCATactcaagaaaagaaaataagcgTAAATGATTGCATACAGGAAAACTCACGTGTTATCTGTGATGAAGAAGAGATTCAAGAGCTTGCCATCTGGCGTTGTCATCACTTTCACTCTTTCAATAGAAAGCTCAAGCTGACAGAGGGCTTTAGTAACATCTGCAGAGAATCATGTGCATATCAGGTACTATGGAGGACTTCATAAGGCAGATGAACAAGAACTACCAACAACTTATACTTGCCCCTCAAGTGTGGCTCCCATAGTGGGAGACGTGGTTTCTCTCTCAAGTTCGGGTAATGGTGTGAAAGAGGTACTTGTGAAAGATCCATCCTCCAAGAAAAGGGAGGCCGAGGCCCCTCCAACAAAGGTGGGGGGAGAAGGTGGCAAACGGTAGGAGGAGTCACTCTACATCATCTGAAGATGATGATCCTGAGCTAGCTCCGCGTTGATCCACTCATCTCTGAAGGCCTCCAAAGACCCTTTGAAATGGTGATCTTATTGGGCCATGGAAGACCCCAGCTGTAAGGGGTAAGAACCTCAAGAAGCTCGTATAGGAAATCAAATATCTTAAGCCTGCTAGAGAGAAAGCTAACATATCTACTAAGCATAAGAAGTCCGGCAGAAAGAAGTAGAATTCCATCTTCTCGGGTTGGTTTTCCTTGCCTTACTCACCTAACCTCTCAGATTGTGGGAGAACTTGCTCTTTTTTAATGCTAGGCTAGTAAGGTGTTCGCTTGTATTGGTTTGCTTTACCATCATCTTGTTCGCCTCTTGAGGCGTGTATCGAATCTCATTGAATCTTCTTGCTTTTCGTTAATATACAACCAAATAATCTTAGAAATAACTTCTTCTTACCATGTAACAACCCTTTCCGGTCGAGGCAAAAAACCTTCAACATGTACAACAAAGGAGGGGAACCACTGGACTTCTGGTTGAAGTAAGATGACATCAAAAATGAAGGGCAAGCAGACAGCAGGCGTTTTTTCAAGCTCTCCCAATCAACTGTCATTGAGCTTGTTTGTGGAACGGTCCACAGTACCATATAACACCAGTAACCATCGGTACAAAAATCTgcattcaaaatttattttttctacaAAAAACTGTTTCCAATGAAAATTCGAAACAAAGAGAGTCCAAAACCAGCATCAATGAACAATTTGCAGTTAACCTCTAAAAGATTTCAATTCCTATTCCACCTCTGGATAAATTCTTCTTCTCCATTGACTTCTATAAGAAAAAACTTTGTATCTTGATATCATTACCGAATTAAAATATTCTTCAACTTCGACTGACACAAATGTcaaatttttacataattttttgtatGACACGACGAAAAAGACCCCATTGACGAAAAGCCAGTGCGGGAAAAGTAAAGTTGGAAGTGAGAAACAACTAAAACATCCGGTGAACTGAATACAGTGTAGTCTCTGCAGGTGTACTATTTCTATTAAGTTTCACATCACATTAGGCCAATTCGGCTGTTGCCGGTCCAGATTCATATCATTCACCACCACAATCCTGATTCACATTCTGTTAAACTCTTAACCAATTGAACTATGggtgcaccatttggtgtacatcACCACATTGTGAGGGACTCAGTTCGGGGTTCTATACTAATGATTGGAGCCACTCAAAATGGGTAAATTATGTTTTAAAGACTTCCtgcaaaaatacaaacaaattcaGCTCATCCAGATATCGACAAGAGTTTGATCGATTTTCGTCCCTGAATTTGCCGGGACAAAAACTGAATGAATCGATCAAGTCCCTACCGATATCAGTATAAACTGATCTTACAGTGAcccttaaaataatattttagaagTATTTTACGGCTCGAATTATTAGTATGAGAAATGTGTCACACCCAATTTGGTGTAGACCCCAAAGGGTGTACCCATAGTTGGGAGTATAGCAATTGTTTAGATTGAGAGTCTTTGAGAGATGGTAACCGACCTCCTATGGTAATGCAGAGTCCGAAATCCAATACGATTCGGCAGACGTCGCACCCGAGTCCGACCTTATCCGGGCAATTGACGGTGATGACCCACGGATCCCCGGGTTCCTTCCCTTGCTTGATAAGCACGAGATCTTCCCAAGCACTGGCCATTTCCCCAATCCACAGAGAGAGTGAGAATCTCTCCGGTGTCGGACGGCTCAATTCTCCGACTGGTTCCCCGGTGAGAATTACCTCGTACTCCCACACACAGCCCCATTATATAGCACTC
Proteins encoded in this region:
- the LOC131301543 gene encoding ACT domain-containing protein ACR9-like isoform X1, giving the protein MASAWEDLVLIKQGKEPGDPWVITVNCPDKVGLGCDVCRIVLDFGLCITIGDFCTDGYWCYMVLWTVPQTSSMTVDWESLKKRLLSACPSFLMSSYFNQKSSGSPPLLYMLKVFCLDRKGLLHDVTKALCQLELSIERVKVMTTPDGKLLNLFFITDNTDLLHTTKRREEACKHLGVVLGEYCISCELQLAGPESVSQLDFSPLSEAVAEELFSHNLSRKEASLQTLSPDMEKVNLGAITFDDFLSPAHTLLQIQCVDQKSVVYDILRTSKDFNIQIAYGRISPSVEGSRNVDLLIQKADGKKIVEPDSQIALCSRLKEAMLRPMRVTIANRGPDAELFVANQVELSGKGRPRVFYDVTFTLKMLGICVFSAEIRRHLTSDREWEVYRFLLGESREFPLASSQARTEIVDRVRRTLMGW
- the LOC131301543 gene encoding ACT domain-containing protein ACR9-like isoform X3; protein product: MVLWTVPQTSSMTVDWESLKKRLLSACPSFLMSSYFNQKSSGSPPLLYMLKVFCLDRKGLLHDVTKALCQLELSIERVKVMTTPDGKLLNLFFITDNTDLLHTTKRREEACKHLGVVLGEYCISCELQLAGPESVSQLDFSPLSEAVAEELFSHNLSRKEASLQTLSPDMEKVNLGAITFDDFLSPAHTLLQIQCVDQKSVVYDILRTSKDFNIQIAYGRISPSVEGSRNVDLLIQKADGKKIVEPDSQIALCSRLKEAMLRPMRVTIANRGPDAELFVANQVELSGKGRPRVFYDVTFTLKMLGICVFSAEIRRHLTSDREWEVYRFLLGESREFPLASSQARTEIVDRVRRTLMGW
- the LOC131301543 gene encoding ACT domain-containing protein ACR9-like isoform X2, which encodes MASAWEDLVLIKQGKEPGDPWVITVNCPDKVGLGCDVCRIVLDFGLCITIGDFCTDGYWCYMVLWTVPQTSSMTVDWESLKKRLLSACPSFLMSSYFNQKSSGSPPLLYMLKVFCLDRKGLLHDVTKALCQLELSIERVKVMTTPDGKLLNLFFITDNTDLLHTTKRREEACKHLGVVLGEYCISCELQLAGPESVSQLDFSPLSEAVAEELFSHNLSRKEASLQTLSPDMEKVNLGAITFDDFLSPAHTLLQIQCVDQKSVVYDILRTSKDFNIQIAYGRISPSVEGSRNVDLLIQKADGKKIVEPDSQIALCSRLKEAMLRPMRVTIANRGPDAELFVANQAEIRRHLTSDREWEVYRFLLGESREFPLASSQARTEIVDRVRRTLMGW